From a single Micromonospora carbonacea genomic region:
- a CDS encoding ABC transporter ATP-binding protein, with translation MSDGQRSPITDSGQIVVSGLTKQYKNVRAVDNLSFTVEPGRVTGFLGPNGAGKTTTLRMLLNLVTPTGGTATIGGQRYADLTDPLRHVGAVLEASSAHKGRTGINHLRVICAAAGLPKSRADEALALVGLTPAAKRKFKGYSLGMKQRLGIAAAMLGDPRVLILDEPANGLDPEGIRWMRGFLKGLAHEGRTVLVSSHLLSEMQLLADDVVIIAAGKLVRQGPVEQVLGSMAQGGGRVRVRTPQADELVAALRAQSATVETGEHGVLLVTGADAPAIGKAALAAGVELHELTPERPDLERVFLELTAGKAGIR, from the coding sequence ATGTCTGACGGGCAGCGAAGCCCCATAACCGACAGCGGTCAGATCGTGGTGTCCGGCCTGACGAAGCAGTACAAGAACGTCCGGGCGGTCGACAATCTGTCGTTCACGGTCGAACCGGGGCGGGTCACCGGCTTCCTCGGCCCGAACGGCGCCGGCAAGACCACCACGCTGCGCATGCTGCTGAACCTGGTCACCCCGACGGGCGGCACGGCGACCATCGGCGGCCAGCGCTACGCGGACCTGACCGACCCGCTGCGCCACGTCGGCGCGGTGCTGGAGGCGTCCAGCGCGCACAAGGGCCGCACCGGGATCAACCACCTGCGGGTGATCTGCGCGGCGGCCGGCCTGCCGAAGTCGCGCGCCGACGAGGCGCTGGCCCTGGTGGGGCTCACCCCGGCGGCGAAGCGTAAGTTCAAGGGCTACTCGCTGGGCATGAAGCAGCGCCTCGGCATCGCCGCCGCGATGCTCGGCGACCCCCGGGTGCTGATCCTCGACGAGCCGGCGAACGGGCTCGACCCCGAGGGCATCCGGTGGATGCGCGGCTTCCTCAAGGGCCTGGCCCACGAGGGCCGCACGGTGCTGGTCTCCAGCCACCTGCTGTCGGAGATGCAGCTGCTCGCCGACGACGTGGTGATCATCGCGGCCGGCAAGCTGGTCCGGCAGGGGCCGGTCGAGCAGGTGCTGGGCTCGATGGCGCAGGGCGGCGGCCGGGTGCGGGTGCGCACCCCGCAGGCCGACGAGCTGGTCGCGGCGCTGCGCGCGCAGTCGGCGACGGTGGAGACCGGTGAGCACGGCGTGCTGCTGGTCACCGGGGCGGACGCCCCGGCGATCGGCAAGGCCGCGCTGGCCGCCGGTGTGGAGCTGCACGAACTGACCCCGGAACGGCCCGACCTGGAACGGGTCTTCCTGGAGCTGACGGCCGGAAAGGCGGGCATCCGATGA
- a CDS encoding DUF6104 family protein, which produces MYFTDRGIEELVERRGEEQVSVEWLGERLRDFVDLNPEFETPIERFATWLARLDDEDDD; this is translated from the coding sequence ATGTACTTCACCGACCGTGGCATCGAGGAACTGGTCGAGCGGCGGGGCGAGGAGCAGGTGAGCGTGGAGTGGCTGGGCGAGCGCCTGCGCGACTTCGTGGACCTGAACCCCGAGTTCGAGACGCCGATCGAGCGCTTCGCCACCTGGCTCGCCCGGTTGGACGACGAAGACGACGACTGA
- a CDS encoding lysophospholipid acyltransferase family protein: MTARHDLWRPVSGCDADCLPGPGDTPTVPVARRLGRLAAVLLMLVAGAALAGLLPVLPARERRAALRGWARGAARACGVRLVVRGRLPRRPSLVVANHASWLDVLALLAVAPARVLAKREVRRWPLVGPLAVAVGTLFVDRARPRALPAAVRRVAAALRAGHPVAVFPEGTTWCGAAVGCRPGGGFRPAVFQAAVDAGAPVVPVRIGYHLAAAAPAPGLPAAPAGGPTTVGAFLGAESLGRSVWRVLATRGLTVTVTATAALHPGRDADRRRLARIAESAVHLVPPRAAAAAVPPRAAVPVLPLAPGSPRVAGTQVGPTSPAAAQVGLAA, translated from the coding sequence GTGACCGCCCGCCACGACCTCTGGCGGCCGGTCTCCGGCTGCGACGCGGACTGCCTGCCCGGCCCGGGGGACACCCCCACCGTGCCGGTCGCCCGCCGGCTCGGGCGGCTGGCGGCCGTACTCCTGATGCTGGTGGCCGGCGCGGCGCTGGCCGGGCTGCTGCCGGTGCTGCCGGCCCGGGAGCGGCGGGCCGCGCTGCGCGGCTGGGCCCGGGGCGCGGCCCGGGCCTGCGGCGTGCGGCTGGTGGTCCGGGGCCGGCTGCCCCGGCGGCCGTCGCTCGTGGTCGCCAACCACGCGTCGTGGCTGGACGTGCTCGCGCTGCTGGCCGTGGCGCCGGCCCGGGTCCTGGCCAAGCGCGAGGTGCGCCGCTGGCCGCTGGTCGGGCCGCTGGCCGTCGCGGTGGGCACCCTCTTCGTGGACCGCGCGCGCCCCCGGGCGCTGCCCGCCGCCGTGCGCCGGGTCGCCGCCGCGCTGCGGGCCGGTCACCCGGTCGCGGTCTTTCCCGAGGGTACGACGTGGTGCGGCGCGGCCGTGGGCTGCCGGCCGGGCGGCGGGTTCCGTCCCGCCGTGTTCCAGGCGGCGGTCGACGCGGGCGCGCCGGTCGTCCCGGTCCGGATCGGCTACCACCTGGCCGCCGCTGCGCCGGCCCCCGGCCTCCCGGCCGCTCCCGCCGGTGGGCCGACGACCGTCGGCGCCTTCCTCGGCGCGGAGAGTCTGGGCCGGTCGGTCTGGCGGGTCCTGGCGACCCGGGGGCTCACGGTGACGGTGACGGCGACCGCCGCGCTGCACCCCGGGCGGGACGCGGACCGGCGGCGGCTCGCCCGGATCGCCGAGTCGGCGGTCCACCTCGTGCCGCCCCGGGCCGCCGCTGCGGCCGTCCCGCCCCGGGCCGCCGTCCCGGTGCTGCCGCTCGCGCCCGGGTCGCCTCGGGTCGCCGGCACGCAGGTCGGCCCGACGTCCCCCGCCGCCGCGCAGGTCGGCCTCGCGGCCTGA
- a CDS encoding ABC transporter permease, with translation MNLVRSELLKIRTTNTWWVFALISLPLWGLTALINWLQTDALASGNFGDVPADQADQVAAVQSVDSLAANIYTNGQFFGLLIVMLLGIIVVTSEFFHQTVTTTFLTVPHRTAVMTAKLVAAAVLAMLFWLVTTGLNLVLGVLVLNSVDLGSQLGNGAVWTATALNALAYLLWSVLGVGIGVLIRSQIGATVTGILLYLGGSIGAAIAISILAARWGEWINNLQVLVPSLASSLMVSGTEIPGNPPRWAGAAVLIGYAVVTGMIGTLTMRRRDIS, from the coding sequence ATGAACCTCGTCCGATCCGAGCTGCTCAAGATCCGCACCACCAACACGTGGTGGGTCTTCGCGCTCATCTCGCTGCCGCTGTGGGGCCTCACCGCGCTGATCAACTGGTTGCAGACCGACGCGCTGGCCAGCGGCAACTTCGGCGACGTGCCGGCCGACCAGGCCGACCAGGTGGCGGCCGTGCAGTCCGTGGACAGCCTGGCCGCCAACATCTACACCAACGGGCAGTTCTTCGGGCTGCTCATCGTGATGCTGCTCGGCATCATCGTGGTGACCAGCGAGTTCTTCCACCAGACGGTGACGACCACGTTCCTCACCGTGCCGCACCGCACGGCGGTGATGACGGCGAAGCTGGTCGCGGCGGCCGTGCTGGCGATGCTGTTCTGGCTGGTCACCACGGGGCTCAACCTGGTGCTCGGCGTGCTGGTGCTCAACAGCGTCGACCTCGGCTCCCAGCTCGGCAACGGCGCGGTCTGGACGGCGACGGCGCTCAACGCGCTGGCGTACCTGCTCTGGTCGGTGCTGGGCGTCGGCATCGGCGTGCTGATCCGCAGCCAGATCGGCGCGACGGTGACCGGCATCCTGCTCTACCTGGGCGGCTCGATCGGCGCGGCCATCGCGATCAGCATCCTCGCCGCCCGCTGGGGCGAGTGGATCAACAACCTCCAGGTGCTGGTGCCCTCGCTGGCCTCGTCGCTGATGGTCAGCGGCACCGAGATCCCCGGCAACCCGCCGCGCTGGGCGGGCGCGGCGGTGCTGATCGGGTACGCCGTGGTGACCGGCATGATCGGCACCCTCACCATGCGGCGGCGGGACATCTCCTGA
- the pta gene encoding phosphate acetyltransferase, with translation MARSVYLTSVGSGGGKSTIALGLAELLSRQVGRIGAFRPLVPGRGPDQILALLTERYRVEIPVDELHGCTYAEAGALVGDGRREELISRIVERYRDVERRCPAVVVVGSDFADGGDGAGPRELAFNARLATEFGSVVVPVVDGFGQEPEAIAAAARGAYHDLVDLGATVLAVIANRVPGPMTLPDLPVPAYAIPEVPTVSAPTVAEVAAALGATLLAGDDAALGRDVLDYVVGAAHVPTLLDHLTEGALVITPADRADLLVAASAAHVAGQVSVAGLVLTLGERPDPRAMRLVEALNTGLAVLSVRSDSYDTVAASSRIEGRPSMAHPRKVEAALGAFEDCVDTVDLARRLRVSRSARVTPLMFEYDLIDRARSHRRRLVLPEGAEERILRAAEILLRRGVADLTLLGRPDDIARRTRELGVDITGAAVVDPATSPWRDEFAEAYAKLRAHRGMTAELAHDIVAQPNYFGTMMVHTGHADGMVSGATHTTAATIRPAFEIIRTVPGVSVASSVFFMLLADRVLVYGDCAVNPDPDAAQLADIAISSADTAARFGIEPRVAMLSYSTGDSGAGADVEKVAAATRLVRERRPELLVEGPIQYDAAIDPHVAATKLPDSAVAGRATVFVFPDLNTGNNTYKAVQRSAGAVAVGPVMQGLRRPVNDLSRGATVPDIVNTVAITAIQAAAEESS, from the coding sequence GTGGCCCGGAGCGTGTATCTGACCAGCGTCGGTTCCGGCGGGGGCAAGTCGACGATCGCGCTCGGCCTCGCCGAGCTGCTCTCCCGGCAGGTCGGCCGGATCGGCGCGTTCCGGCCCCTCGTCCCCGGCCGGGGCCCCGACCAGATCCTCGCCCTGCTCACCGAGCGCTACCGCGTCGAGATCCCGGTCGACGAGCTGCACGGCTGCACCTACGCCGAGGCGGGCGCGCTGGTCGGCGACGGGCGGCGCGAGGAGCTGATCTCCCGGATCGTCGAGCGCTACCGCGACGTCGAACGGCGCTGCCCCGCGGTGGTCGTGGTGGGCAGCGACTTCGCCGACGGCGGCGACGGCGCGGGCCCCCGCGAGCTGGCGTTCAACGCCCGCCTCGCCACCGAGTTCGGCAGCGTGGTGGTGCCCGTCGTCGACGGCTTCGGGCAGGAGCCGGAGGCGATCGCGGCGGCGGCGCGCGGGGCGTACCACGATCTGGTGGACCTCGGCGCGACGGTGCTGGCGGTGATCGCCAACCGGGTGCCGGGGCCGATGACGCTGCCCGACCTGCCCGTCCCCGCGTACGCGATCCCGGAGGTGCCGACCGTGTCGGCGCCGACGGTGGCCGAGGTCGCGGCGGCGCTCGGCGCGACCCTGCTGGCCGGCGACGACGCCGCGCTCGGCCGCGACGTGCTCGACTACGTCGTCGGCGCGGCGCACGTGCCGACGCTGCTGGACCACCTCACCGAGGGCGCGCTGGTGATCACCCCGGCCGACCGGGCCGACCTGCTGGTGGCGGCCAGCGCCGCGCACGTCGCCGGCCAGGTCTCCGTCGCCGGGCTGGTGCTCACCCTCGGCGAACGGCCCGACCCGAGGGCGATGCGCCTGGTCGAGGCGCTCAACACCGGGCTCGCGGTGCTCTCGGTGCGCAGCGACAGCTACGACACGGTCGCCGCGTCCAGCCGGATCGAGGGCCGGCCCAGCATGGCCCACCCGCGCAAGGTCGAGGCCGCTCTTGGCGCGTTCGAGGACTGCGTCGACACCGTCGACCTCGCCCGCCGGCTGCGGGTCAGCCGCTCCGCGCGGGTCACCCCGCTGATGTTCGAGTACGACCTGATCGACCGGGCCCGCTCCCACCGGCGCCGCCTCGTGCTGCCCGAGGGGGCGGAGGAGCGGATCCTGCGCGCGGCGGAGATCCTGCTGCGCCGGGGCGTGGCCGACCTGACCCTGCTCGGCCGCCCCGACGACATCGCCCGGCGCACCCGGGAGCTGGGCGTCGACATCACCGGGGCGGCCGTCGTCGACCCGGCGACCAGCCCCTGGCGCGACGAGTTCGCCGAGGCGTACGCGAAGCTGCGCGCCCACCGGGGCATGACCGCCGAGCTGGCGCACGACATCGTGGCCCAGCCCAACTACTTCGGCACGATGATGGTGCACACCGGGCACGCCGACGGGATGGTCTCCGGGGCCACCCACACCACCGCCGCCACCATCCGCCCCGCGTTCGAGATCATCCGTACGGTGCCGGGGGTGTCGGTGGCCTCCAGCGTGTTCTTCATGCTGCTCGCCGACCGGGTGCTCGTCTACGGCGACTGCGCCGTCAACCCCGACCCGGACGCCGCCCAGCTCGCCGACATCGCCATCTCCTCCGCCGACACCGCCGCCCGGTTCGGCATCGAGCCCCGGGTGGCGATGCTGTCCTACTCGACCGGGGACTCCGGGGCCGGGGCCGACGTGGAGAAGGTCGCCGCCGCCACCCGCCTCGTCCGCGAGCGGCGGCCGGAGCTGCTGGTCGAGGGCCCCATCCAGTACGACGCGGCGATCGACCCGCACGTCGCGGCCACCAAGCTGCCCGACAGCGCCGTCGCCGGGCGGGCCACCGTGTTCGTCTTCCCCGACCTCAACACGGGCAACAACACGTACAAGGCGGTGCAGCGCTCCGCCGGGGCGGTGGCCGTCGGCCCCGTCATGCAGGGCCTGCGCCGCCCCGTCAACGACCTGTCCCGGGGCGCGACCGTCCCCGACATCGTCAACACCGTCGCCATCACCGCCATCCAGGCCGCCGCCGAGGAGTCGTCATGA
- a CDS encoding GNAT family N-acetyltransferase yields MAVLPVAGVPLTTSGYTVSIADDPRQVAAAQRLRHEVFATELGATLRPGPAGLDADDLDPYCDHLIVREERTGAVVGTYRLLPPGRTPRRYAEAEFDLTALDPLRDVLVEAGRSCVHPAHRSGAVINLMWTGITRYLHLRGSRWLGGCASVPVDDGGLLAAGVWEHVRARHLAPPPLRVRPLRPWLAEPRAAEPPVAGPRVAGPRVGAGQAAAGPDTTAPHAVATPTTTAPGDPRPAGRVALPPLLRGYLRLGAWVAGEPAYDPDFRVADFYVIFSLDRMSPRHLRHFLGDGGGR; encoded by the coding sequence ATGGCTGTTCTGCCCGTCGCTGGCGTTCCCCTGACGACCAGCGGATACACCGTGTCGATCGCCGACGACCCCCGTCAGGTCGCGGCCGCGCAGCGACTGCGCCACGAGGTCTTCGCCACCGAGCTCGGGGCCACCCTGCGCCCCGGTCCGGCCGGCCTGGACGCCGACGACCTCGACCCCTACTGCGACCACCTGATCGTCCGCGAGGAGCGCACCGGGGCGGTGGTCGGGACGTACCGGCTGCTGCCGCCCGGCCGGACCCCGCGCCGGTACGCGGAGGCCGAGTTCGACCTCACCGCGCTCGACCCGCTGCGGGACGTCCTGGTGGAGGCCGGTCGGTCCTGCGTCCACCCGGCGCACCGCTCCGGCGCGGTGATCAACCTGATGTGGACCGGCATCACCCGCTACCTGCACCTGCGCGGGTCGCGCTGGCTGGGCGGCTGCGCCTCCGTGCCGGTCGACGACGGCGGGCTGCTCGCCGCCGGCGTCTGGGAGCACGTCCGGGCCCGGCACCTGGCCCCGCCGCCGCTGCGGGTCCGGCCGCTGCGCCCCTGGCTGGCCGAGCCGCGCGCCGCTGAGCCGCCCGTCGCGGGGCCGCGCGTCGCGGGGCCGCGCGTCGGCGCCGGGCAGGCCGCCGCCGGGCCCGACACCACCGCCCCGCACGCCGTCGCGACGCCCACCACCACCGCGCCCGGCGATCCGCGCCCGGCCGGGCGGGTCGCGCTGCCGCCGCTGCTGCGCGGGTACCTGCGGCTGGGCGCCTGGGTGGCCGGCGAGCCGGCGTACGACCCGGACTTCCGGGTCGCCGACTTCTACGTGATCTTCTCGCTGGACCGGATGAGCCCTCGCCACCTGCGGCACTTCCTCGGCGACGGGGGCGGGCGGTGA
- a CDS encoding multifunctional oxoglutarate decarboxylase/oxoglutarate dehydrogenase thiamine pyrophosphate-binding subunit/dihydrolipoyllysine-residue succinyltransferase subunit, whose amino-acid sequence MSTQQTSQENPLAGFGPNEWLVEEMYQRYLADPSSVDSAWHDFFADYRPAPGAATARPDGQSAKAAPEPAGQQEAAATVAQPAAQAAPAPAKAPAPKASASGAQPTVKPATKPTPARATKAEPAAKAAAKPTVTGPQTTPLRGVAAKIVQNMDASLSVPTATSVRAVPAKLLVDNRIVINNHLARGRGGKVSFTHLIGYAMVRALVEHPEMNNSFAEVDGKPAMVRPEHVNLGIAIDLAKPDGSRNLVVPSIKGCETMDFRQFWQAYEDVVRRARRNELTMEDYSGTTISLTNPGGIGTVHSIPRLMTGQSAIIGVGAMEYPAPYQGMSEATLAELAVSKIITLTSTYDHRIIQGAQSGEFLKVMHELLLGGHGFYDQIFTSLRIPYEPVRWMQDVAVNSEGQINKTARVHELIHAYRVRGHLMADTDPLEFKIRKHPDLDVLQHGLTLWDLDRVFPVNGFAGKQRMKLRDILGVLRDSYCRRVGVEYMHIQDPEERRWIQERIERKYEKPTSDEQKHVLNRLNAAEAFETFLQTKYVGQKRFSLEGGESLIPLLGEVLESSAEAGLDEVVIGMAHRGRLNVLANIVGKPYEKIFSEFEGHLDPRSTQGSGDVKYHLGQNGKFTTPDGEHSVKVSVVANPSHLEAVDPVLEGIVRAKQDRIDLKLEGYTVLPLAVHGDAAFAGQGVVAETLNLSQLRGYRTGGTVHVVVNNQVGFTTAPEHSRSSLYSTDVARMIEAPILHVNGDDPEAVVRVARLAFEYRQAFNKDVVIDMVCYRRRGHNEGDDPSMSNPQMYKIIDSKRSVRKLYTEELIGRGDITVEDAEELLRDYQAQLERVFKATRDAASAPKQAARPRREDEPEPQVATATTAEVVKAVGEAHTTLPEGFTPHKRIQQLLDRRAKMSVEGNIDWGYGEIIAFGALLHDGVTVRLAGQDSRRGTFVQRHASVVDARTGDDYLPLKSLTADGERSRFFVHDSLLSEYAAMGFEYGYSVENVNALVCWEAQFGDFVNGAQSVIDEFISSGEVKWGQRSAVTLLLPHGHEGQGPDHTSGRPERFLQLCAEDNMRVAMPTTPANHFHLLRRQALSPKRKPLVVFTPKSLLRHKLCVSPVEDFTTGTFAPVLADTAAPPAGQVKRVLLCSGKVYYDLFQARAERGVTDTAIVRMEQLYPLPVEEIRAALAQYPNAEDFAWVQEEPANQGAWSFVALNLLEHLSEVRLRRISRPAAAAPAVGSAKMHEVEQNALIEAALPRP is encoded by the coding sequence GTGTCGACCCAGCAGACTTCGCAGGAGAACCCACTGGCGGGTTTCGGCCCTAACGAGTGGCTCGTCGAGGAGATGTACCAGCGTTACCTCGCCGACCCGAGCAGCGTCGATTCGGCCTGGCACGACTTCTTCGCCGACTACCGCCCCGCGCCGGGCGCCGCCACGGCACGCCCGGACGGCCAGTCCGCCAAGGCCGCGCCGGAGCCGGCCGGGCAACAGGAGGCCGCCGCCACCGTCGCCCAGCCGGCGGCGCAGGCCGCGCCGGCCCCCGCGAAGGCCCCCGCGCCGAAGGCGTCCGCGTCCGGGGCGCAGCCGACGGTGAAGCCCGCCACGAAGCCGACGCCCGCCAGAGCCACGAAGGCCGAGCCGGCCGCGAAGGCGGCGGCGAAGCCGACGGTGACCGGCCCGCAGACCACCCCGCTGCGCGGCGTCGCCGCGAAGATCGTCCAGAACATGGACGCCTCGCTGAGCGTGCCGACCGCGACGAGCGTGCGTGCCGTCCCGGCGAAGCTGCTGGTGGACAACCGCATCGTGATCAACAACCACCTCGCCCGGGGGCGCGGCGGCAAGGTCAGCTTCACCCACCTGATCGGTTACGCGATGGTCCGGGCGCTCGTCGAGCACCCGGAGATGAACAACTCCTTCGCCGAGGTCGACGGCAAGCCGGCGATGGTCCGCCCCGAGCACGTCAACCTGGGCATCGCGATCGACCTGGCCAAGCCCGACGGCAGCCGCAACCTGGTGGTGCCGTCCATCAAGGGCTGCGAGACGATGGACTTCCGGCAGTTCTGGCAGGCGTACGAGGACGTGGTCCGGCGCGCCCGCCGCAACGAGCTGACCATGGAGGACTACTCGGGCACCACGATCTCGCTGACCAACCCAGGCGGCATCGGCACGGTGCACTCGATCCCGCGTCTGATGACGGGGCAGAGCGCCATCATCGGCGTCGGCGCGATGGAGTACCCGGCGCCCTACCAGGGGATGAGCGAGGCCACCCTCGCCGAGCTGGCCGTCAGTAAGATCATCACGCTGACCAGCACGTACGACCACCGGATCATCCAGGGCGCGCAGTCCGGCGAGTTCCTCAAGGTCATGCACGAGCTGCTGCTCGGCGGGCACGGCTTCTACGACCAGATCTTCACCTCGCTGCGCATCCCGTACGAGCCGGTGCGCTGGATGCAGGACGTGGCCGTCAACTCCGAGGGCCAGATCAACAAGACCGCGCGGGTGCACGAGCTGATCCACGCGTACCGGGTGCGCGGTCACCTGATGGCCGACACCGACCCGCTGGAATTCAAGATCCGCAAGCACCCCGACCTGGACGTCCTCCAGCACGGGCTGACCCTGTGGGACCTGGACCGGGTCTTCCCGGTCAACGGCTTCGCCGGCAAGCAGCGGATGAAGCTGCGCGACATCCTCGGCGTGCTGCGCGACTCCTACTGCCGCCGGGTCGGCGTGGAGTACATGCACATCCAGGACCCGGAGGAGCGGCGCTGGATCCAGGAGCGGATCGAGCGCAAGTACGAGAAGCCCACCTCCGACGAGCAGAAGCACGTGCTCAACCGGCTCAACGCCGCCGAGGCGTTCGAGACCTTCCTCCAGACGAAGTACGTGGGCCAGAAGCGCTTCTCGCTGGAGGGCGGCGAGTCGCTGATCCCGCTGCTCGGCGAGGTGCTGGAGTCCTCCGCCGAGGCGGGGCTCGACGAGGTCGTCATCGGCATGGCCCACCGGGGCCGGCTCAACGTGCTGGCCAACATCGTCGGCAAGCCGTACGAGAAGATCTTCTCGGAGTTCGAGGGGCACCTCGACCCGCGCTCGACGCAGGGCTCGGGCGACGTGAAATACCACCTCGGCCAGAACGGCAAGTTCACCACCCCCGACGGCGAGCACTCCGTCAAGGTGTCGGTGGTGGCCAACCCGTCGCACCTGGAGGCCGTCGACCCGGTGCTGGAGGGCATCGTCCGGGCCAAGCAGGACCGGATCGACCTCAAGCTGGAGGGCTACACCGTGCTGCCGCTGGCGGTGCACGGTGACGCCGCCTTCGCCGGGCAGGGCGTGGTCGCCGAGACGCTCAACCTGTCGCAGCTGCGCGGCTACCGCACCGGCGGCACGGTGCACGTGGTGGTCAACAACCAGGTGGGCTTCACCACCGCCCCCGAGCACTCCCGGTCCAGCCTCTACAGCACCGACGTGGCCCGGATGATCGAGGCCCCGATCCTGCACGTCAACGGCGACGACCCCGAGGCCGTGGTCCGGGTCGCCCGGCTGGCGTTCGAATACCGGCAGGCGTTCAACAAGGATGTCGTGATCGACATGGTCTGCTACCGCCGGCGCGGCCACAACGAGGGCGACGACCCCTCGATGTCCAACCCGCAGATGTACAAGATCATTGACTCGAAGCGGTCGGTCCGCAAGCTCTACACCGAGGAGCTGATCGGCCGGGGCGACATCACCGTGGAGGACGCGGAGGAGCTGCTGCGCGACTACCAGGCGCAGCTGGAGCGGGTCTTCAAGGCCACCCGGGACGCCGCCTCCGCGCCGAAGCAGGCGGCCCGGCCGCGCCGCGAGGACGAGCCGGAGCCGCAGGTGGCGACCGCCACGACGGCCGAGGTCGTCAAGGCCGTCGGCGAGGCGCACACCACCCTGCCGGAGGGCTTCACCCCGCACAAGCGGATCCAGCAGCTGCTCGACCGGCGGGCCAAGATGTCCGTCGAGGGCAACATCGACTGGGGGTACGGCGAGATCATCGCGTTCGGCGCGCTGCTGCACGACGGGGTCACCGTCCGGCTCGCCGGGCAGGACTCCCGCCGGGGCACGTTCGTGCAGCGGCACGCCTCGGTGGTGGACGCCCGCACCGGCGACGACTACCTGCCGCTGAAGTCGCTCACCGCCGACGGCGAGCGGTCCCGGTTCTTCGTGCACGACTCCCTGCTGTCGGAGTACGCGGCGATGGGCTTCGAGTACGGCTACTCGGTGGAGAACGTCAACGCGCTGGTCTGCTGGGAGGCCCAGTTCGGCGACTTCGTCAACGGCGCGCAGTCGGTGATCGACGAGTTCATCTCCTCCGGCGAGGTGAAGTGGGGCCAGCGCTCCGCCGTCACCCTGCTGCTGCCGCACGGCCACGAGGGCCAGGGCCCGGACCACACGTCCGGCCGCCCGGAGCGGTTCCTCCAGCTCTGCGCCGAGGACAACATGCGGGTGGCCATGCCGACCACCCCGGCGAACCACTTCCACCTGCTGCGCCGCCAGGCCCTGTCGCCGAAGCGCAAGCCGCTCGTGGTGTTCACGCCGAAGTCGCTGCTGCGGCACAAGCTCTGCGTGTCGCCGGTGGAGGACTTCACCACGGGCACCTTCGCCCCGGTGCTGGCCGACACCGCCGCCCCGCCCGCCGGGCAGGTGAAGCGGGTGCTGCTCTGCTCGGGCAAGGTCTACTACGACCTGTTCCAGGCCCGGGCCGAGCGCGGCGTCACCGACACCGCGATCGTCCGGATGGAGCAGCTCTACCCGCTGCCCGTCGAGGAGATCCGGGCCGCCCTCGCGCAGTACCCGAACGCCGAGGACTTCGCCTGGGTGCAGGAGGAGCCGGCCAACCAGGGCGCGTGGAGCTTCGTCGCGCTCAACCTGCTGGAGCACCTCAGCGAGGTCCGGCTGCGCCGCATCTCCCGCCCCGCCGCCGCCGCGCCGGCGGTCGGCTCGGCGAAGATGCACGAGGTCGAGCAGAACGCGCTGATTGAGGCGGCCCTGCCCCGCCCGTGA